The region GAACAGCCCGCCCGTTCACGCGCCTCAGGAAGTCCCTCCCGAGTTAACTATTGTGCGAGAAGAGCGGAGGAGCGAGAAAcgaagaaaagaagagaaaatgacCGACATTTCACAAGAACGGAGTCATTAAATCTGCTCTCGGACAGGTACGTTCATATCACACGACAGAGTGCGCGGGGAGAGCTTCGAGACACAGCGGAGAGCGACAGGTTCCTCGCTTTAAACTTTGGGGAGGTGTTAGCTATGTGGCTAACAGGGTTGTATACTGCTTAGAGACAAAAACACTTCACATATACATTACTTTTTACTGTCTGTCTAGTGAACTGGATTACGGTGAGGTACGGCGTggtgatttaaataaatactacGTACTGAACTAAGAATTACCAGTTCAATTTTAACAGCCAGATATAGCTAACGTATGTATAATTTACCAATAAGACAAAACATCACAAACCTCCTTGATTCTGTGCAGTGTCCATTTTATAAGTTCCATTAACCACTGGGGctatttgtagttctacaattagagactgtagtccatctgttgctcttcatACTTTGTTACTTGTGCGCATTGTCCTTCACAAGATGCTGTTGGGTCAGTATCAaatggttggtggactattctcagtccagcaatgtCAAACACCATTCATTgactcattttctgtaactgcattCTATtgttcagtgtcacagtggtgggtctggagcctctGGACCAggcatcagtccatcacagggcagtgACACTtcacaaactccagcagcaatgctgtgtctgatccacatgtatGAGCACAAGAATGGTTCAGAATTATCCACCATCCAtatcattcctgctctgtgggggtcctgaacattgaagaacagggtgaaagtgggatAACAACTTATgccaggggtgggcaatcttatccgcaaagggccggtgtggctgctggtttttgttccaaccaaccaggaggtcacatgatcatttgttttactcaagccaactaattaaaggagtgaaatcaggtgtgcttgagcctgaatggacttaaatccagcagccacaccggccctttgcggataagattgcccacccctgacttatgcagagctacagataggctacagtctgtaattgttgaGCCACTCTAACAGTCATTTGTGTTGTGGATTCGGCTCTTGACAGAGatgtattgtttattgtttgagGTTATTGTGTAGCTGCTTTCACACTGGCCTTAATTAGAGGTTGAAGGCAAGAACTCAACAATGCTCTCTGTGAATGGAATTTGGGCCATTTTCACTGTTGATAATGTTTACAGGAGTGAGACAGTTCATATGCTCTCTGCTCAGTTTTATTATTCAGGGGAAAGGCTGTAGTGGTCTTAAATTTTATAGGTTTGTAGATGTTTATACACTGATTATAGATGTATAAGtagaacatgagagagagagagagtagataTTTTGCTTCGCCCAAACTAACAATTCAAACACAGAAGAAATATATGGACCTCCTGAGGTTCCCTGAGAACCTCAGTGGAAACAAACAGATCACAAATGTTCAAATGAGCGGTATAATAATCACACATTACttatgtgaaaatatatataaatatatatacctTCCACTCCTCGGAATGTAGTCAAGTGAAACTATTACAGACAGAGAAATTGGTTTGTAACTCAGTGGTGCTATCAGAAACCCCCAGGAGGtccacatttgtttttcttctgtccCTTTATATTGTGTGTAGGGGTGAAGAAATATATCTACTCTGTGGGGTCCCTGAGAACTACTAATAAAACCAGTCATTAAGCAGTGACATTAaggtacattttttaaatgatataaaatatatttaaaaaggtttaattTTGGTATAAAGTTTCTGCTTgcagtttatttacatttgtataTTTTGACTAGATGATGTGGCCTAAATCAAAATCACGATATGATAGAATTCAGATATCGATATGAAGATTATAAACTTCCaaacaaataaagaagaaaaatgacatcaccatcaaacataaaccaattggatttgtcaatattaatatttaaaaattatattttaaattaagtaCTAAACTGACGACAGCGCCCTTTAATGATCTTCAGTCGatgacagatgttgtaaataatgtatatttaaatattgaaaatgtgcttaaaaatcatataattgttattgaaacattttagattgcgatatatattgatattgaattattgtccagcccaaTTTCACATATAGCCTGTAtatgctttaaaaatatacacactcAAAAAAGGGCATTCAAATGgtcctttaaatatttttctaatCCACCGCTCGTTTTTCTCAGGTTTGGAGCCACAACAGTCGCTCACAATGTCTTGCCGTGACATCCATGCCACAAACGCATTTGCATTCATCATCGCTTTGCTCTCAGTGGGTGCTTTAGCTGTTGCCACAGTGATCCCGCAGTGGAGGACCACCCGGCTGCTCACCTTTAACCGTAATGCCAAAAACATCACCGTATACGACGGCCTGTGGACCAAGTGTGTCCACAGAGAGGGCTACACAGGATGCTACTACTTTGATGCTGATTGGTATTCTAAGGTAGACCAGCTGGACCTCAGGCTGctccagttctgcttaccaacaGGTAGGTTATTGTCCCAGGGAACAATATTAACAATGCTTTCTTATTATTTTGCAAGATTGaagcatttttaaaacactgttggCAGCAGTAGATGTGGTAAATAACATTAGgttgttatttaataaaaacaaatagttGGTTATTGCACAAATTTGCAAAAGGTTCTCAGTTTAAATGTAAAGTTAGGACAGTTGGACAGGTTCTATTTTGCTTATCttgttagatttttttaaaaattattccCAGAATTATGAACATTCCCTACACTACATTTTCACTCCTACTTTTGTAGATAAAGGAAATCTAATAGTATACAACACAGTACAGTGCTAACtacaaactgtgtttttttcttaacaGCTCTGTTCTTCTCCGGTCTGGCTCTGCTCATAAGCCTGACAGGCATGTGCAAGACTGCATGCTGTTCAAAAACCCCAGATGACATCAAGAATAGCCACTGTCTGGTCAACAGCTCGGGCTGCCACCTGGTGGCTGGGACATTCTTCTTTCTGGCTGGAGCTATTGCCATGCCCCCGTCCGTGTGGTTCCTCTTCCACACCAAGGACCTGAACGCTCGCTTCAATAACTTATTCGCTGTGGAGTATGCTGTATATGTATCTATCGGTGGAGCAGGTGGAGTTATCTTTGCTTCCTTGTTGATATTCATGTGGTACTGCATGTGTAAGAAGCTCCCATCGCCTTTTTGGCTGCCTCTGCCCGAGGTTCCCTCAATGCCACACAGCCTGTCAGCCCAGCCTCTAATGACAAACGGTCTCCCTTCGCCAGTTACCTACGCACCTCAGCCCTTCCCCCCTGCTGTCCTAGATGCCCCAGCCTTCCTGCCGGTTCAGGGATGTCCCCCTACTCTACCTCCCCAGCCGGTACCACCCCAAGTCTACATGGCTCAAATGTCTGTCCCTGACAGATATGGATCAGAAGCAGGAGCCTCACAGGCTTATGGTTATGCCCCTTCTCAGAGCTATGCCCCTTCTCAGAGCTATGCCCCTTCACAAAGCTATGCCCCTTCACATGCTCCATCACAAGGCTATGCCCCCTCACAGAGATTCGCAGGAAACCGCTATTCCACAAGATCACGAATGTCTGGGATAGAAATCGACATCCCTATTCTAACAGAGGGGCACCAATAAAGAGGCACCATGATATTACTTCATGATAAAAAGCTTTTCTCAACATCTTGTGGGTATCTATAGTACTTCCACAACACTGACCAGCTGTGTGCCTCTCTAGAAAGGGAAAAGACAACCAGGGAAACCAGCTGTATTAGAAATCAAATAATGCCAGGATTCAAATAGAGAAGAATTACCCCTGCTTTTCTGAATATACCACCAGTTAAAAAGTTCACCAGGGGTATGTTTTTCTGCTACTGTGATTCTGCTACTGATACAAACCTACATGAGGATTAGTCTTATTGCCCCATGAGGTTGTCCAGCCACCGttttatgtgtgtgacacagatGAAGAAGCTGCCCTCGTTTTTGGATAGCTGGGACTCCTCTGGTTGGCAAGAGGGAGCTCCCTGCCATTTTGGCTTGAATTGTGGTTTTCTGGAAATAACATGCTTTCTTGATCTTCAAGTCACTAGAAGAAAATCAAGTTACTTTATTATAAGCAACACTGTATTTGCACTTCATCACTATATTTCTAATATTAACACTTCTACATTAACATGCACTGCTTTCTAAATACTGcacacactttatttttaaaaaggacaCTACTCACACACGTTAGGGTCAATACCTCAGTTACATGGTTAAGCCACTGTTGAGGTTTCGTAGCTTGTCTTGTGCCTTTTCGTAAATAGTATTCAGGGATGCTATCCTCCATAGCTCAGCATTACTAATACGCACGGTTATAATAAGATTAAACACTGTTTTGTTCCACTGCCTTTGTTACATGTGTTGGGCAGTGTGCGGGAGGGAAATATCCCTCAAAAATGAAGCAATATTTATTACTGTATTGACTTCagatttttaatgtaatttagtAGCTATTTTTAAGGGAAGTGtacttttattaattatgtCTCGTGCTTATTTTTGTACATCATTTGAAGTggttttaaatctttttactctgtttttatttttattattttctaacaTTGAAGCTTTTGAACATGAACGCCTTGAAGGAGACAGTGGAtgtgtcccaaaacctagtgaacTGTCTTCATAGAGCATTTTACGTCGTAGTCTGCGCTCCAGACATTTAGACTGTCCTAATTCTTATACACCTTAAATACGCTGCTTACTGAGGTACCTTAATCTGGccgaattttaaggcagcacgAACCATACCTCGGTCacgaaggcaatcccatgatgcacaACTGTCTATTTCTCTCTACTCCCAGagcaaatataattaaaatcacGAATAAAACGATTTAAAGACTAGAGACTAGACTCCACAGCGCTGaaacactgagggaaataaaCACCagtcgtgggaggaaacaaggCCTGACAGCTCTCTAACTACAGcatctcaataatctgccttaTGAGGACAGATGACCGTTTTAGCACTGCCAACTTACACAGCTGTCTACGGAGTCCGTGCCTACTCAGGCAGCTCACTAGGATTTGGGACAGACCAATATTCTACTGCTTTTTCACAAGTGAATACAGTTCTGGGGCCTTAATGAAACTGAAGTGCTTGGGTCAgaataccacaaggaccaaacaccacagcagcatctaaacagccctgttcagaatgaccggtttcagcgcctgtGCCTTGAAAGCATAATGAGCCATGGCTTAGTTCGGCTGAAATGTGCAGGAGTGGGAGTCGCTGTGGTTAAGTGAATTAAATGCTACCTGTGTCATTCCATACTTGCCTTATGgtgatttaaaatatgtaaCACTGTATACTTTATCACaaacctttttttattattattcatcctTCACACTGCcttttgttttgtatgtttCAACACCTCTTCATAGGGCACTAATGACTAGATTGttctatttaataaaataactttattaAAAATAGTAGTAATAGGTGTATTATTTTGCCTGGGAAATTTTGGATCGggccggcacggtggtgcagggggtaatgtcacagtcacacagctaaaggggcctggagattgtgcaTTCaggtcccactccgggtgactctgtgaggtgttggtgtgttctccctgtggccgtgtgggtttcctccgggtgctccggtttcctcccacgatcaaaaaacacacattggtaggtggactggcgactcaaaagtgtccataagtgtgtgttgccctgtgaaggactggcgccccctccagggtgtattcccgccttgcgcccagtgattccgggtaggctccggacccaccgcaaccctgaactggataagggttacagataatgaatgaatggcggTTAAAATGGAGCACTACCATTGTTTTTGAGTCCTGATGATCTAGTATAAAGAGCCGTGTAGAGCTCCCCTCTCTCGTGAGTGCTGTATTTGGTGGTTGTCCCTCACAACAGAGTCACCTGCCACAGGCTCAGGTGGCCCATGTGACATTAAATGGCCAGCCTTAAAGAGAAGGCCCAGTGTAGAATCAAATAAAGTCACAGTCATGCTCAGATAGAGCTGTTTGATTGAACTGCATTTTTTTGCCAGACTTACCGTGTTGGTAAAGGTACCAAGGTGCCAAATTTTACAAGCCATTATATTCCCAGCTACTCAACTGCATATATACATCCAGTAAAACAAAAGTCCTCTAGTTATCATGCTAGTCAAGCTGAATTCATATTgaataatatgaaataataaaggATGTACATAACCCTAGCCGTTTGTCCTTTTGGACCGGTGACATTGCCAAATCCCATCTCTAACCGGAACCACAGGCCTTGAAATCCATAACAACGCCTGTGGTAAAGttaagtgctgtttactcatcgtatATTAGCGTGTTGTTATTGTTTCTCggcgccccagttctcacagatcagttttccttgttgcacatcCAGCTTTCCCTGGAGATCTTCGCCGACCATCTGCCCAAACGTTTCGAAACCCCTCTGCAAAATATTACGAGCTGCCACTGAGTCggacaaaaacaaatgtgaaatctGCAGTAACTTCAAAGAttgcgagtttgtgctggagctctgcattccgtggtgattgacagctctcgctggccaatcagcgctctgcagtgtttacacatcacatttagtacctactcggctcggTTGGAACTGTAAACAAGCAGGGACTAAATAAGTACCCGATTCCAGGGAGctggaccagatttggccagtggaaacaTGCCAGTAGATTACTAGCTTTGATTATTAGGGGTGAGCTAGCTGCTGTTATACTGCTATGCTACAAAAATACAGGGAGCACACCAGTTTGATACCTGATGATGCCAAGGCCAAGGTGCCTCTTCTCCCCTcatcacagtgtgtgcagtggGAATAAGGTAGAGTTAGAGTTCTTTTCCAACAGAGAACTTAATTTAATTAAGGTGGTAATTCTTCAAAATCTGATGCAAAGCACCAGTTCCATTAAATCCAGTTCATTTAAATCCCAACATGAAAATAACATGGAAGGCAGCAGCTATGGCTCCAGTAACTCAACATCTACCCCTGCACATGCTCATAATCCGTATTCACAAGGGTTATTAAGGCTAAAGAACTGAGCTTCTGCTAGAACCCAAGGCTTACTAATTACCACCAAAGACCATGATATTGCTATAGATGAGTGTGTTACTGTCTCATCTTATTCCTGTTAGAGATTTGGGAACGATACATTCCATAAACTAACAGGCACCAAAGTGCATGGACATGTTATAAGGCCATGATTTTAAGGATATATTTTGTGTGATTTGATCTTACCAAAACCAAGTTTCATTTGGATGTGACCTGTCCCAATGCGTCTTCATCGTTTACACTTCAACAGGCTACGTATGCTACTTTGACTACAAGAACGATATGTAAATaccctctgttctgattggctgctctgTTTGCTAAACACTAAAACACTCCAGCATGTAAAAAGGCCAGTATATGTAAATGCTTTGGTTTTTTGATATGTATGAATGCAAAGCAGGCAGTATCACCCTCTCTAGACGGAAAAAACTGGATACTGGCATTGGCCCACAATTCCCATTTTAGTGTATCCCAACTGGAtgttccattgtttttaatggaaTAATGTCAGAAAATACTGCCACCGCCAACGACAATGCAGTACATCGCAGTAGTTATTGGAATGATGGGTAAAGGTCAGTGTTTCTCAAACTTTTGAGAAGATAGTGCCCTCCTTTTGAAGATAGCACTGTCAagcttaattcattcattttaaacattgtaattcaAACAAAACAAGTTTACCTGAGCGCCGTCTCACAAACTCATCCATCTTATGCTAGCAGTGCTCAACCATGCCTTTCTCATTTGCCTTGCTACACCTCCCCCCTCCAAAATATTTCAGGGAGTCCGATATTGTTGGGAGCTATAACCATCCAATCTCTTACTCTGGTTGTTGACAAACTGACATCTGTAACATTGCTGTAGGTCACTGTTCATAAGGCCAcatgacacatacacacctgtggtTGGTAACATTTCCTCAGATAGATACTGGAATAACGCTTGTAAGAATATGCCTTTAAATATGTTAGGGCTGTCGaccaataaaaagaaaaaagtaactAAGTAATCGCACAATCTGCTGTGGTTAATCCTGATTATATTGCATTGCCCCTATCTAAGACTGAAGCTTTCACATTAAAACAGAAGAATTAATGTAAGaaggaccctgaactggataagctgttacagacaatgaatgaatgaatgcatcaATGTAAGATCGACACAATGGAAGTACATTTATATTAGTAGTGTCTATTGATCTGAAAATATATTCACAATAATAAagtaagggcggcacggtggcgcagcaggtagtgtcgcagtcacacagctccagggacctggaggttgtgggttcaattcccactccgggtgattgtctgtgaggagtgtggtgtgttctccctgtgtctgcgtgggtttcctccgggtgactgtctgtgaggagtgtggtgtgttctccctgtgtctgcgtgggtttcctccgggtgactgtctgtgaggagtgtggtgtgttctccctgtgtctgcatgggtttcctcccacagtccaaaaacacacgttggtaggtggattggtgactcaaaagtgtccgtaggtgtgagtgaaggtgtgagtgtgtgtgttgccctgtgaaggactggcgcatcctccaggatgtattcctgctgtgcacccagtgattccaggtaggcttggacccaccgcgaccctgaactggataagggttacagataatgaataaatgcatgaaTAATAAAGTATAAATGCTAGTACTTCCTTGTTTTATTGGGAGGAAGATACAGGTTTAGTGTTATATGCATGACACACTGACTAGAGGAAACCATTTTAACTTCattataatatctcagtgtagttttgattatttttttatttttaattggttTTTGAAGTAAATGTTTCAGGAACCACTTTATCACCGGACACAAAAGCTTTAATAGAGAGGGCTGtaatgtgtgtatgagagagagagtaatagtGGGAGTtaattatgatatttaatacatatttcagcataaataaaatgaaatctaaCTTCTGAACCCAATAGTAGCGACGCTGTGTTTACGTCACTAAATAAAACCACTAACTACATTAGAGTGAATTATGGGGCATTTGTGGCCAAATTTGTTCAATAATTAATTAGCGTTAGCACAAATGTTATTGTAGGCTTATGTCACTTGCCATAAAAGACTTATGTAGGTATCATGTACCTTTAAGAAACATAACTTACAGAAAAGCATTTCCAAAAATCGATACGTGCTTCCATTTTTAGACTGTAATGTGAAACACCTTCCCCCACCCTGAACACACACGAGTAGGGGGTGCTCTGTGAAGGATTAGGGGTGGAAGGCAGATGGTCTCTCAGATGTATTGGCATAAAAGTGAGATGGGccgggtgcgtgtgtgtgatgtgggggcagggtgtgtgtgtgtgtgagggtgtgtatcATAGCTTGTTCTCTCTGGGGAAGTGGATCATGAATAGAAAGCAGGTTGGGGGATGGCACACTTCTGTGGGCTTTTTTTGGCCATGAGAGTTGAAGGAtgttggatgtgtgtgtgtgtgtgtgtgtgtgtgtgtgtgtgtgaaagactaCTGCGTACCAGTAGTGTGGGGTTTACCCAGCCCCACTTACTCTCCACCTCAACCATCCCCACCTGCCAGAGGTGATGAGAGCTGGCATAAAGCCTCCCATAATAAACCCCACCCcctaattttcattcattcattcattgtctggaattcttatccagttcagggtccagagtctacctgaaatcactgggagcaaggcaggaagacGCCccagagggagacacacactcacacattcacacacacctattgatccttttgagtcgccaatccacctaccgacgtgtgtttttggacggtgggaggaaacccggaggacacccacacagacacagggagaacacaccaaacacctcacagaccatcagggctcgaacccacaacaccaggaccctggagctgtgtgacagagacactacctgaaGTGCCATCTGCAATCTATGCAGAAATAGGGCTCAGTTCCCCATTTAGGTAAGCACATCACAATACATTAgaatccttgggcaagactcctaactctACATTCGTCTACTGTcgtctgtaacatgattaaaacagGAAGTCCTTCTTAATAACAGCATCTGCCACATAATACACATGTGGTTTACGTGGACTAGACTTTCAAGGTCTAAATTATACAAAACTCAGAAAATGTCCCAATGAGTCTAAACAAAATACAGCAGAATTTGAGTAAGTCCAGATTCAAAATCATACAATCACATGCAAATGTACTGGTCTGATTTTCTGTTTGGTAGATTCCAATACACACTCTCTAAATAGAACACATCATTTCAcattgttctccacatttaacccaatccgtgcagtgaaacacacatttacatacacacactagtgaatcCTAGGGGGCAGTAAGTACACATGCCCAAAGCAGTgagcagccctagccacggcgcctggggagcagttgggggttacgtgccttactcaagggcacttcagtcatgacctgccagctctgggaatcgaaccggcaaccttccagttTCAAACCCAGTTCTCTAACCACCAGGACACGGCTGCCctcaattatttaaatatggaGAACCTGTgcagtggctcattctcattaaaaggaacaggcgctggacagagctgtttagacagggggagagcgCTGGTGTGTTGTTTGATCACCAAAGCCTGTCACAGATGTGTCATTAAGACCATAAACTTGTGAAATGAAGGTACAATATGTCACCTATAATACAAATGATGCTCATTTCCTAAATTTAACATATTGGGGAATATTTAAACATCACTTTATGGCTCATTTTATGTCATCGTAATTATACAGAAATGTGCAGAAGAATAAGACATTTGAGGTTGTTGCATATAGATGATTTGGAGTCTTATTTTTAATCACACAACATGTAATTAGACCACGGGTCTTGTGTTGGTGCTCTCGTCTGGAGATCACCGGTCAGGTCACTCTTTCGATCCTTGGTGATACCTCAGCCAACCCTGGCTAAGTCCAATATAGCACAAATGGTAGGatgaccctctctctcactaaaTCAATCAATTTGAGGCTAGCTAATGTGGACATCTGTCAGCTGGCAtagcagatctgggcagtttgcattctcctccaagcatgttgagctgttcagTAGGGTTGTGATAGCTGCAGTTGGTGAGTGTCTTGAAAGAAGAATGTGTTTGTCTCACATTGTGTATTTGGGGGGTGTGGGATTGGTGAAACTGGCAGTGACTAAACTGGGTTGAAATTAAATCTAGTGAACTATTTAAATCTAATGAACTATACACACTTGCCTTATAGATATGTTTTAGCTAATCACTATGATTAACATATCCTCTGATCCTAAAATGATCCCATTGGGCTCTGGTTGTTCAGGGGTTAAGTAAAGGTAAGTAGGATACTGGATGCTTTTGGCCTTGAGTCGCAGCGTCCCACAGTGAGAGACGGTATGGAGGCCATGGAGGGACACAATTCTCCTCTTTCTGCCGCAGCGCTGCGGATGACAGATGCATGGACCATATGGCCTAGCAGAGAGGTTTCGTCTCTATGGGCTGTTATCACGTCTGAACGAATCAGATCACAGGATCACGGGTCATCAAGGAGAGCGCTACCCATACCTCATGGGTGTACACTACCGTCAGCACTAACTGGTCCAAACAAACCCACCGGGAAtgactattaataataataataattaattttattatttttaaaagagctGAGTCATGTATAGTTTTGTACAAAACTTTGGGCACCCAATGTCAagtattttgttgattttttttgctAAGAACACACTCGCAAGGCACGTTATGTGTTTAATTTATATCTTTTTCCCAGTATTCTATGCTCAGCAACACTAATTAAAAAACTCTGCACTATAATTTGACATATTTTAGAacattaatcattaaattacctccttgtttctacattgaccatacaggagctgTAGTATACcactgctctgcatacttcattagtCCCCCTCATTAGGACCCACACAGGATCACCAGAGtaggtattatttattttaacatagaATATGAAAGGTTATATAACATGAATGGGgtgtttaatataataacttaATGATACATTTTGCAACAGCAATATTGAAAACTTAAGCTCCCCTCGTGAGCCTCtaatcaattatttttattgaaacTATTATTACTGAAAGTAATGAATCATTTCCCAGTGAGGTTCATTCTTGTGTAGCCTACAACAAAGCTTTCTGGATGGTTAATATGAGACAAAGCGGTTaatcacaaaaaaagaaaataatctgCTTAAAGTTTACAGACGCAATTTTAAGCACAGCTTAACCACAGAACAGTTTCACTTTAAGCTGAATGAGATTTGATCTGTAAATGAGAACAGCAGCGGCTAGAAATgagcatcattcattcattgtctgtaagtgcttattcaGATCATGGTCGCGGTCGATCTGGAGCCaacccaaaatcactgggtgtaacccacgcagacacagggagaacacaccacactcctcacagacagtcacctggaggaaacccacgcagacacagggagaacacaccacactcctcacagacagtcacccggagggaacccacgcagacacagggagaacacaccacactcctcactgacagtcacctggaggaaacccacacagacacagggagaacacaccacactcctcacagacagtcacccggaggaaacccacgcagacacagggagaacacaccacactcctcacagacagtcacccggagcaggacttgaacccacaacctccaggttcctgcatctgtgtgacagagacactacctgcagcagcACCTACGTGCCGCCTGTGGAAGTAATTAAGTCAGTAATTCCATCATTACAGCCAGTCAACAGCAATAACTATAGCCTTCTAAGTGTTACAAGTAGCATCTAACCGAGATCTAGAGTATGTGCTGGCAGATGACTGCAAGTGTCGCTCTCTGACCTTGTTTGAGGTGGAAATAGAAGCAGAGGAGAAGAGGATTTTAATAAATGAAGGATAAA is a window of Hoplias malabaricus isolate fHopMal1 chromosome 1, fHopMal1.hap1, whole genome shotgun sequence DNA encoding:
- the cldn12 gene encoding claudin-12, with amino-acid sequence MSCRDIHATNAFAFIIALLSVGALAVATVIPQWRTTRLLTFNRNAKNITVYDGLWTKCVHREGYTGCYYFDADWYSKVDQLDLRLLQFCLPTALFFSGLALLISLTGMCKTACCSKTPDDIKNSHCLVNSSGCHLVAGTFFFLAGAIAMPPSVWFLFHTKDLNARFNNLFAVEYAVYVSIGGAGGVIFASLLIFMWYCMCKKLPSPFWLPLPEVPSMPHSLSAQPLMTNGLPSPVTYAPQPFPPAVLDAPAFLPVQGCPPTLPPQPVPPQVYMAQMSVPDRYGSEAGASQAYGYAPSQSYAPSQSYAPSQSYAPSHAPSQGYAPSQRFAGNRYSTRSRMSGIEIDIPILTEGHQ